From a single Couchioplanes caeruleus genomic region:
- a CDS encoding nucleotide disphospho-sugar-binding domain-containing protein — protein sequence MRVLIAGVVPAHLMPMAPLAWALRAAGHEVLVSGSAGFVARAGLAGLSGVAVPDPPPHRPAAASADPAAGRAAHLMGWDAMAERWRHRVGAVVGRHLAVARDWRPDLILCDPIEFSGLIVGGVLGVPVVVHRWGADRVSSRSLPLAATALADIAERHGARDGIPAPALVLDPCPPTLQCPDADPAQPIRFVPFNGSGAVPDWALRPAPRRRVVVSFGAETSMLADPVLWDRFMLALTTIDGIEPVITSKPPPGAAVPPGVRAEGPVPITLLLDDAAALIHHGGSGTCLTAVHHGVPQLVLAHPNPSYAAHGERVAACGAGRELDLDGEHREPEVIADVLRQVITDPGYRTATERLRDEMHRQPDPVRTVRTLAELAGAPVTG from the coding sequence GTGAGGGTGCTCATTGCCGGGGTCGTCCCCGCGCATCTGATGCCGATGGCACCGCTGGCCTGGGCCCTGCGCGCCGCCGGCCACGAGGTGCTGGTCAGTGGCAGCGCGGGGTTCGTGGCCCGCGCCGGCCTGGCGGGCCTGTCCGGCGTCGCCGTGCCGGACCCGCCGCCGCACCGGCCGGCCGCGGCGTCCGCCGATCCCGCCGCGGGCCGCGCCGCGCACCTGATGGGCTGGGACGCCATGGCGGAACGGTGGCGGCACCGGGTCGGCGCCGTGGTCGGCCGGCATCTCGCCGTGGCGCGCGACTGGCGGCCCGACCTCATCCTGTGCGACCCGATCGAGTTCAGCGGGCTCATCGTCGGCGGTGTCCTCGGCGTCCCCGTGGTGGTCCACCGGTGGGGCGCCGACCGGGTCAGCAGCCGGTCGCTGCCGCTCGCGGCCACCGCCCTGGCCGACATCGCGGAGCGGCACGGCGCCCGCGACGGCATCCCGGCGCCCGCCCTGGTGCTCGACCCGTGCCCGCCCACCCTCCAGTGCCCGGACGCCGACCCGGCGCAGCCGATCCGCTTCGTCCCGTTCAACGGCTCCGGCGCCGTGCCGGACTGGGCGCTGCGGCCCGCGCCGCGCCGCCGGGTCGTGGTCTCGTTCGGGGCGGAGACGTCGATGCTCGCCGACCCGGTCCTGTGGGACCGCTTCATGCTGGCGCTCACGACGATCGACGGCATCGAGCCGGTCATCACCAGCAAGCCGCCGCCCGGCGCCGCGGTGCCGCCCGGGGTACGCGCCGAGGGCCCCGTCCCGATCACCCTCCTGCTGGACGACGCCGCCGCGCTGATCCACCACGGCGGCTCGGGCACCTGCCTGACCGCCGTGCACCACGGGGTTCCCCAGCTCGTCCTGGCCCACCCCAACCCGTCGTACGCGGCGCACGGCGAGCGGGTGGCGGCGTGCGGCGCGGGCCGGGAGCTCGACCTGGACGGCGAGCACCGGGAGCCCGAGGTCATCGCGGACGTCCTCCGGCAGGTCATCACCGACCCCGGATACCGCACCGCCACGGAACGGCTGCGCGACGAGATGCACCGCCAGCCCGACCCGGTCCGGACCGTACGCACCTTGGCCGAGCTGGCCGGCGCGCCGGTCACCGGCTGA
- a CDS encoding ATP-binding cassette domain-containing protein, whose amino-acid sequence MKHAIRAEGLVKRFGAVTALDGVDLEVGAGTVLGLLGPNGAGKTTMVRILATLLRPDAGAVRILGHDPRHDVEAVRGLIGLTGQFAAVDENLTGVENLVFLARLIGQSRSEARETARGLLERFSLSDAADRPARTYSGGMRRRLDLSACLVGRPRVVFLDEPTTGLDPRAREQLWESIRGEVRRGVTVLLTTQYLEEADQLADDIVVIDRGRAVAHGTPTELKRRVGGQTLQVQPADPADLHRVALIVTEVAGRHEVDNAVITAPAADTGVLPEMVRRLDAAGIGVAEIGIRQPSLDEVFKQLTSQGVAA is encoded by the coding sequence GTGAAACATGCCATCCGGGCCGAGGGGCTCGTCAAACGGTTCGGCGCCGTCACCGCGCTGGACGGCGTCGACCTCGAGGTCGGCGCCGGTACGGTGCTCGGCCTGCTCGGCCCGAACGGGGCCGGCAAGACCACCATGGTGCGCATCCTCGCCACCCTGCTGCGCCCGGACGCCGGTGCGGTACGCATCCTCGGCCACGATCCGCGGCACGACGTCGAGGCGGTCCGCGGCCTGATCGGGCTGACCGGTCAGTTCGCCGCGGTGGACGAGAACCTCACCGGGGTGGAGAACCTGGTGTTCCTGGCCCGCCTGATCGGCCAGTCCCGGTCCGAGGCGCGCGAGACCGCCCGCGGTCTGCTGGAGCGCTTCTCGCTGTCCGACGCCGCCGACCGCCCCGCCCGGACGTACTCCGGTGGCATGCGCCGGCGGCTCGACCTGTCCGCCTGCCTGGTCGGCCGCCCCCGGGTGGTCTTCCTCGACGAGCCGACGACGGGCCTCGACCCGCGCGCCCGCGAGCAGCTGTGGGAGAGCATCCGCGGCGAGGTGCGGCGGGGCGTGACCGTCCTGCTGACCACGCAGTACCTCGAGGAAGCCGACCAGCTCGCCGACGACATCGTGGTGATCGACCGGGGCCGGGCCGTCGCCCACGGCACGCCGACCGAGCTCAAACGCCGGGTGGGCGGCCAGACGCTGCAGGTGCAGCCCGCCGATCCGGCGGACCTGCACCGGGTGGCCCTCATCGTCACCGAGGTGGCCGGCCGGCACGAGGTCGACAACGCCGTCATCACCGCACCGGCGGCGGACACCGGCGTCCTGCCGGAGATGGTGCGGCGGCTCGACGCGGCCGGCATCGGCGTCGCCGAGATCGGCATCCGCCAGCCGAGCCTCGACGAGGTGTTCAAGCAGCTGACGAGCCAAGGAGTGGCCGCATGA
- a CDS encoding nucleotide disphospho-sugar-binding domain-containing protein, with product MRVLFVTWAAPGHLYPMVPLAWALQAAGHDVRVAVPAPVADAVAGLGLSAVGVGHDVTTAEKGRRPELAEWGRPARWPAGWSSDLDLLDEHKRRVVRALYEKQVAVAAAMLDDLVGFGRWWRPELIVHDVLGLAGPVLGAVLGVPAVGHGWEVGSTLHSPTDLSMADPLPSYRELFAAYGAEPAEPVGWIDICPPAMRLPDNPPVNRMDMRCVPYNGAATHPQWLARTDGRPRVCVSAGVAGSRYRDPNGPDVLTLTLDALGDLDAEIVLAPSGALDESRLPPNVRVARGVPFRMLLPTCAVAVHHGGAGTALTAAVLGVPQVILPPAPICAEIGDRVTRAGVGTMIGPDGPDDTAVLFKTVEQMTTAPEWREACARLRAGMAAYPSPSAMAETLADRWSA from the coding sequence ATGCGCGTTCTGTTCGTGACCTGGGCGGCTCCGGGACACCTGTATCCGATGGTGCCGCTGGCCTGGGCCCTGCAGGCCGCCGGCCACGACGTACGGGTCGCCGTGCCGGCGCCGGTCGCGGACGCCGTGGCCGGGCTGGGCCTGTCCGCGGTCGGCGTGGGGCACGACGTCACCACCGCCGAGAAGGGACGCCGCCCGGAACTGGCCGAGTGGGGCCGGCCGGCCCGGTGGCCCGCGGGCTGGTCGAGCGACCTGGACCTGCTCGACGAGCACAAGCGGCGGGTGGTCCGCGCCCTCTACGAGAAGCAGGTGGCGGTCGCCGCCGCGATGCTGGACGACCTGGTCGGTTTCGGCCGGTGGTGGCGGCCGGAGCTGATCGTGCACGACGTGCTCGGCCTCGCCGGCCCGGTGCTCGGCGCGGTGCTGGGCGTACCGGCCGTCGGGCACGGCTGGGAGGTCGGCAGCACCCTGCACTCGCCGACCGACCTGTCGATGGCGGACCCGCTGCCGTCGTACCGCGAGCTGTTCGCCGCGTACGGGGCCGAGCCGGCCGAGCCGGTGGGCTGGATCGACATCTGCCCGCCCGCCATGCGACTGCCGGACAATCCGCCGGTCAACCGGATGGACATGCGCTGCGTGCCGTACAACGGCGCGGCCACCCATCCGCAGTGGCTGGCGCGGACCGACGGCCGGCCGCGGGTCTGCGTCAGCGCCGGGGTCGCCGGCAGCCGGTACCGGGACCCGAACGGGCCCGACGTGCTCACCCTGACCCTCGACGCGCTCGGCGACCTGGACGCCGAGATCGTGCTGGCACCCTCCGGCGCGCTCGACGAGTCGCGGTTGCCGCCCAACGTCCGGGTCGCCCGCGGCGTGCCGTTCCGGATGCTGCTGCCCACCTGCGCGGTCGCCGTGCACCACGGCGGCGCCGGCACGGCCCTGACCGCGGCGGTGCTCGGCGTCCCCCAGGTGATCCTTCCGCCGGCACCCATCTGCGCCGAGATCGGCGACCGGGTGACCCGGGCCGGCGTCGGCACGATGATCGGCCCGGACGGGCCGGACGACACGGCGGTGCTCTTCAAGACGGTCGAGCAGATGACGACGGCACCGGAATGGCGGGAGGCCTGCGCCCGCCTGCGGGCCGGCATGGCGGCGTACCCGTCCCCCTCCGCGATGGCGGAGACGCTGGCCGATCGCTGGTCGGCATGA
- a CDS encoding ABC transporter permease, whose protein sequence is MTSIATASDHEAPEAAEAPRPRRAGPARAVRQSATVAWRQLVQIKRNPEQLVEVGIQPLMFVFLFAFVLAGQLAGSRQAYMLYVVPGLMVQSAVLVSARTAIGINTDVTTGIFDRLRSLPISRVAPLLGRMLADYVMLLWSVLILVVAGTALGFRVHTHWFMLAPVCLLLLLFMLAFSWAAVYLGLLASSPESVQALAFGLMLPLTFLSGAYVRVETMPGWLQAVVKVNPVSSLADAIRGMLVGGPVSGPVTQTLISCAVLTVVFAPLALMAYRRER, encoded by the coding sequence ATGACCTCGATCGCCACCGCATCGGACCACGAGGCCCCGGAGGCCGCCGAGGCGCCCCGCCCCCGCCGGGCGGGCCCCGCGCGGGCGGTGCGCCAGAGCGCCACCGTGGCGTGGCGGCAGCTCGTCCAGATCAAACGCAATCCCGAGCAGCTCGTCGAGGTCGGCATCCAGCCGCTGATGTTCGTCTTCCTCTTCGCGTTCGTGCTCGCCGGCCAGCTGGCCGGCTCACGGCAGGCGTACATGCTGTACGTCGTGCCGGGCCTGATGGTGCAGTCGGCGGTGCTGGTCAGCGCGCGTACCGCGATCGGCATCAACACCGACGTCACCACCGGGATCTTCGACCGCCTGCGGAGCCTGCCGATCTCACGGGTGGCGCCCCTGCTCGGCCGGATGCTCGCCGACTACGTGATGCTGCTGTGGTCGGTGCTGATCCTGGTGGTCGCCGGCACCGCGCTCGGGTTCCGGGTACACACCCACTGGTTCATGCTGGCGCCGGTGTGCCTGCTCCTGCTGCTCTTCATGCTCGCCTTCTCCTGGGCAGCGGTCTACCTGGGACTGCTAGCCTCCTCGCCGGAGAGCGTGCAGGCGCTGGCCTTCGGGCTGATGCTGCCGCTCACCTTCCTCAGCGGCGCGTACGTGCGGGTGGAGACCATGCCCGGCTGGCTGCAGGCGGTGGTCAAAGTCAACCCGGTCTCGAGTCTCGCCGATGCCATCCGCGGAATGCTGGTCGGCGGACCGGTCAGCGGCCCGGTGACGCAGACGCTCATCTCCTGCGCGGTGCTCACCGTGGTCTTCGCGCCGCTGGCCCTGATGGCGTACCGCCGGGAACGCTGA
- a CDS encoding NAD-dependent epimerase/dehydratase family protein: protein MSVVVVGGAGFLGRAVASALASAGTGVVSLARTPRPGVTAALDLARCPPAELAALLEAHRTTAVVNAAGAVWTEDPEAMRRANVAVVETIRDAVAAVPWPVRVVQLGTVFEYAQPATGRYLTELSPCVPASDYGRTKLRASEIVLAATRDGLLDGVVLRLTTCAGPGMPPSSLLGRVAGELRRSALTGVPARLRLAPLTAERDFVDLRDAVSAVSAAITAPVAGAVLNVGSGRAVAVRQVVRRLIEVSGVPARVDEAEVAAGRSAGVPWLATRIGEAGRRLGWRPRHDVVSMVEAIWATVDPRASSWHRQAEEVT, encoded by the coding sequence ATGAGCGTTGTCGTCGTCGGCGGCGCCGGGTTCCTGGGCCGGGCCGTCGCCTCGGCGCTGGCGTCCGCGGGGACCGGGGTCGTGAGCCTCGCACGCACCCCGCGGCCGGGCGTCACGGCGGCGCTCGACCTCGCGCGCTGCCCCCCGGCGGAGCTGGCTGCCCTGCTGGAGGCGCACCGCACCACCGCGGTGGTCAACGCCGCCGGTGCGGTGTGGACCGAGGATCCCGAGGCGATGCGGCGCGCGAACGTGGCCGTGGTGGAGACCATCCGGGACGCCGTCGCCGCGGTGCCGTGGCCGGTCCGGGTCGTGCAGCTGGGCACCGTCTTCGAGTACGCGCAGCCCGCCACCGGCCGGTACCTGACCGAGCTCAGCCCGTGCGTGCCCGCGAGCGACTACGGGCGTACGAAGCTGCGGGCGAGCGAGATCGTGCTGGCGGCCACCCGTGACGGCCTGCTCGACGGGGTCGTGCTGCGGCTGACCACGTGCGCCGGGCCCGGCATGCCGCCGTCGAGCCTGCTGGGCCGGGTCGCCGGCGAGTTGCGGCGCTCGGCCCTGACCGGCGTACCGGCGCGGCTGCGCCTGGCCCCGCTCACCGCCGAGCGCGACTTCGTGGATCTGCGGGACGCCGTCTCCGCCGTTTCCGCGGCGATCACCGCGCCCGTCGCCGGCGCGGTGCTCAACGTCGGGAGCGGCCGGGCGGTGGCGGTACGGCAGGTGGTTCGGCGCCTCATTGAGGTGAGCGGCGTACCGGCCCGGGTCGACGAGGCGGAGGTGGCGGCCGGACGCAGCGCCGGCGTCCCCTGGCTCGCCACCCGGATCGGGGAGGCCGGGCGCAGGCTCGGCTGGCGTCCGCGGCATGACGTGGTCTCGATGGTGGAGGCGATCTGGGCGACGGTCGATCCGAGAGCGAGTTCGTGGCACCGGCAAGCGGAGGAAGTGACGTAG
- the rfbH gene encoding lipopolysaccharide biosynthesis protein RfbH, translating to MMDTRNEVLELVRKYHQEYAGETFVPGETPILTSGAVLDEDDRVSLVEAALDMRIAAGLHARKFESALARALQVRKVHLTNSGSSANLLALTALTSPQLGDRRLIPGDEVITVATSFPTTVNPILQNGLVPVFVDIELGTYNATVERIAQAIGPRTRAIMIAHALGNPFAVAEVAQLAEDHDLFLIEDNCDAVGSLYRGRPTGTFGHLSTISFYPAHHITMGEGGCVMTNDLALARIVESLRDWGRDCWCEPGEDNRCLRRFDFTLGTLPKGYDHKYVFSHVGYNLKATDLQAALGMSQLNRLEQFGAARRRNWAQLRAGLEDLPGLLMPEATPDSDPSWFGFVVTVRPDASFTRHDLVTFLESRNIRTRRLFAGNLTRHPAYQGRTYRVVGDLTNSDVTTEETFWIGVYPGITAEMIDYVVQSFREFVHASR from the coding sequence TTGATGGACACCCGAAACGAAGTGTTGGAGCTGGTACGCAAGTACCACCAGGAGTACGCCGGGGAGACGTTCGTGCCCGGGGAGACACCGATCCTGACCTCGGGGGCGGTGCTCGACGAGGACGACCGGGTGTCGCTTGTCGAGGCAGCCCTGGACATGCGCATCGCGGCCGGCCTGCATGCGCGCAAGTTCGAGAGCGCGCTCGCGCGGGCGCTGCAGGTGCGCAAGGTCCACCTGACGAACTCGGGTTCGTCGGCGAACCTGCTGGCCCTGACCGCGCTCACCTCGCCGCAGCTCGGTGATCGCCGGCTGATCCCGGGCGACGAGGTGATCACCGTGGCGACGAGCTTCCCGACCACGGTGAACCCGATCCTGCAGAACGGCCTGGTGCCGGTCTTCGTCGACATCGAGCTGGGCACGTACAACGCCACGGTCGAGCGGATCGCCCAGGCGATCGGCCCGCGGACCCGGGCCATCATGATCGCGCACGCGCTCGGCAACCCGTTCGCGGTGGCCGAGGTGGCGCAGCTGGCCGAGGATCACGACCTGTTCCTCATCGAGGACAACTGCGACGCGGTGGGCTCGCTCTACCGCGGCCGGCCGACCGGGACCTTCGGTCACCTGTCCACGATCAGCTTCTACCCCGCGCACCACATCACCATGGGTGAGGGCGGCTGCGTGATGACCAACGACCTGGCGCTGGCCCGGATCGTGGAGTCGCTGCGGGACTGGGGCCGCGACTGCTGGTGCGAGCCGGGCGAGGACAACCGCTGCCTGCGCCGCTTCGACTTCACCCTGGGCACGCTGCCGAAGGGCTACGACCACAAGTACGTGTTCTCGCACGTCGGGTACAACCTCAAGGCCACCGACCTGCAGGCGGCGCTCGGCATGAGCCAGCTGAACCGGCTCGAGCAGTTCGGGGCGGCGCGCCGGCGCAACTGGGCGCAGCTGCGCGCCGGCCTCGAGGACCTTCCCGGCCTGCTCATGCCGGAGGCGACCCCGGACAGCGACCCCAGCTGGTTCGGTTTCGTGGTGACGGTCCGGCCGGACGCGTCGTTCACCCGGCACGACCTGGTGACCTTCCTGGAGTCCCGGAACATCCGGACCCGCCGGCTCTTCGCCGGCAACCTCACCCGGCACCCGGCCTACCAGGGCCGCACCTACCGGGTGGTGGGCGACCTGACCAACAGCGACGTCACCACCGAGGAGACGTTCTGGATCGGCGTCTACCCCGGCATCACCGCCGAGATGATCGACTACGTGGTGCAGTCGTTCCGGGAGTTCGTCCACGCCTCTCGGTGA